One Campylobacter pinnipediorum subsp. caledonicus genomic window carries:
- a CDS encoding Opr family porin, whose amino-acid sequence MLALSSFAVADSSSLEEAFKNGKTSGDVSVYYESRHVNKGKPTQYFANTAWAVGSIGVNYETDYYKNFKLVTGFRASLPVYEDDKNFDTGHGHGDSTERFHEDYKYNLSNLYLEYNANDTVIKIGRQNIYSDWVTQINDGVTIVNNSIKNLTLDALWTRARGKVKINEMTKIKRVNGGRGLFGVGATYSFENGLAFRAYENYMDNALSVFGGKIMYDGKLNENVGFGGKLHYAKIDERGRYLDQDKRVGIYKDGDGDVFEGVAYVSYNDTKFTLGYVAADKQSGWGTLKGQNYVGDTIVQFEEGDVMYTNDAKTIYAMLSTNIQKLSVSGIIGTTNYVAGKENKKYKQSEFSAWLSYPLTESLSASLKFDKTFGDYQDTPTYTQTSAGLTYKF is encoded by the coding sequence ATGCTTGCACTTTCATCTTTTGCTGTAGCTGATAGTTCTTCACTTGAAGAGGCTTTTAAAAATGGTAAAACAAGTGGCGATGTTTCTGTTTATTATGAGAGTCGCCATGTGAATAAGGGAAAACCTACTCAATATTTTGCTAACACAGCTTGGGCGGTTGGAAGTATAGGTGTAAACTATGAAACAGATTATTATAAAAACTTTAAATTAGTAACAGGATTTAGGGCTTCTCTTCCAGTATATGAAGATGACAAGAATTTTGATACTGGTCATGGACATGGCGATTCTACAGAAAGATTTCATGAAGATTACAAATACAATCTATCAAATTTATATCTTGAATATAATGCAAACGATACAGTTATAAAGATAGGTCGCCAAAACATATACTCTGATTGGGTTACCCAAATAAACGATGGGGTTACAATAGTAAATAACTCTATAAAAAATCTGACACTAGATGCATTATGGACACGCGCAAGAGGTAAAGTTAAAATAAATGAAATGACTAAGATAAAAAGAGTTAATGGTGGCAGAGGTCTTTTTGGTGTCGGTGCAACATATAGCTTTGAAAATGGTTTAGCATTTAGGGCTTATGAAAATTATATGGATAATGCTCTTTCTGTATTTGGTGGAAAAATTATGTATGATGGCAAGCTAAATGAAAATGTTGGATTTGGTGGTAAACTTCATTATGCTAAGATAGATGAAAGAGGTAGATATCTAGATCAAGACAAAAGAGTTGGTATTTACAAAGATGGTGATGGTGATGTGTTTGAAGGTGTTGCATATGTAAGTTATAATGACACTAAGTTTACTTTAGGATATGTAGCAGCTGATAAACAAAGTGGTTGGGGAACCCTTAAAGGTCAAAATTATGTAGGTGATACTATCGTTCAGTTTGAAGAGGGTGATGTGATGTATACAAATGATGCCAAGACTATTTATGCAATGTTATCAACTAATATACAAAAATTATCTGTCTCTGGTATAATAGGAACAACTAATTATGTTGCTGGTAAAGAAAACAAAAAATATAAGCAAAGTGAATTTAGTGCTTGGTTAAGCTATCCTTTGACAGAAAGCTTATCTGCTTCTTTGAAATTTGATAAAACATTTGGTGACTATCAAGACACTCCTACTTATACACAAACTAGTGCTGGATTGACTTATAAATTTTAA
- a CDS encoding ferredoxin, with the protein MKNVNVDVKLSINKFFVDESNAHIELIRDISEEEFTKLEVACPAALYKRDENGVFHFDYAGCLECGTCRVLCGSTILKKWEYPNGTFGVEYRFG; encoded by the coding sequence ATGAAAAATGTAAATGTAGATGTGAAATTAAGTATCAATAAATTTTTTGTAGATGAGTCAAATGCCCATATAGAATTGATAAGAGATATTAGTGAAGAAGAATTTACAAAGCTTGAAGTTGCTTGTCCTGCAGCTTTGTATAAAAGAGATGAGAATGGAGTGTTTCATTTTGATTATGCTGGGTGTTTGGAATGTGGCACATGTAGAGTTTTGTGTGGGTCTACTATTTTGAAAAAATGGGAATATCCTAATGGCACTTTTGGTGTTGAATATAGATTTGGATAA
- a CDS encoding Opr family porin, which translates to MLALSSFAVADSSSLEEAFKNGKTSGDVSVYYESRHVDKGEKSTYYQNTAWAVGSIGINYETDYYKNFKFVAGFRAALPVYEKDKNTKTFHGIGDSTERVSENYRYNLSNLYLEYNANDTVVKVGRQNIYSDWITKIMDGATIVNNSIENLTLDVLWARARGGVRVNEMTKIKRVNGGRGLFGVGATYSFENGLAFRAYENYMDNALSVFGGKIMYDGKLNENVGFGGKLHYAKIDERGRYLDQDKRVGIYKDGDGDVFEGVAYVSYNDTKFTLGYVAADKQSGWGTLKGQNYVGDTIVQFEEGDVMYTNDAKTIYAMLSTNIQKLSVSGIIGTTNYVAGKENKKYKQSEFSAWLSYPLAESLSASLKFDKTFGDYQDTPTYTQTSAGLTYKF; encoded by the coding sequence ATGCTTGCACTTTCATCTTTTGCTGTAGCTGATAGTTCTTCACTTGAAGAGGCTTTTAAAAATGGTAAAACAAGTGGCGATGTTTCTGTTTATTATGAGAGTCGCCATGTTGACAAAGGTGAAAAGAGCACATATTATCAAAATACTGCTTGGGCGGTTGGAAGTATAGGCATAAACTATGAAACAGATTATTATAAAAACTTTAAATTTGTAGCAGGATTTAGGGCTGCTCTCCCGGTTTATGAAAAGGATAAAAATACAAAAACATTTCATGGTATTGGTGATTCTACTGAGAGGGTTTCTGAGAATTATAGGTACAATCTATCAAATTTATATCTTGAATATAATGCAAATGATACTGTTGTTAAAGTAGGTCGCCAAAATATATACTCTGATTGGATTACAAAAATAATGGATGGAGCTACTATAGTAAATAACTCCATAGAAAATCTAACATTAGATGTATTATGGGCTCGTGCAAGAGGTGGTGTTAGGGTAAATGAAATGACTAAGATAAAAAGAGTTAATGGTGGCAGAGGTCTTTTTGGTGTCGGTGCAACATATAGCTTTGAAAATGGTTTAGCATTTAGGGCTTATGAAAATTATATGGATAATGCTCTTTCTGTATTTGGTGGAAAAATTATGTATGATGGCAAGCTAAATGAAAATGTTGGATTTGGTGGTAAACTTCATTATGCTAAGATAGATGAAAGAGGTAGATATCTAGATCAAGACAAAAGAGTTGGTATTTACAAAGATGGTGATGGTGATGTGTTTGAAGGTGTTGCATATGTAAGTTATAATGACACTAAGTTTACTTTAGGATATGTAGCAGCTGATAAACAAAGTGGTTGGGGAACCCTTAAAGGTCAAAATTATGTAGGTGATACTATCGTTCAGTTTGAAGAGGGTGATGTGATGTATACAAATGATGCCAAGACTATTTATGCAATGTTATCAACTAATATACAAAAATTATCTGTCTCTGGTATAATAGGAACAACTAATTATGTTGCTGGTAAAGAAAACAAAAAATATAAGCAAAGTGAATTTAGTGCTTGGTTAAGCTATCCTTTGGCAGAAAGCTTATCTGCTTCTTTGAAATTTGATAAAACATTTGGTGATTATCAAGACACTCCTACTTATACACAAACTAGTGCTGGATTGACTTATAAATTTTAA
- a CDS encoding FAD-dependent oxidoreductase → MAEEKFDVIIVGGGIAGCIAGYLLAKDGLEVLIIERGNTIGAKNTSGGRIYAHSIEPIFPDFGNIAPIERLITHEKLSFMSEDENLTMDYTLKPTENKMELSYSVLRVKFDEWLGEQAENAGASIITGIRVDDLIQRDNKICGVIAGGEEMEADVVILADGANSTLCSKYGLGYELNPHTCAVGVKEIIELGKDRIEDIFNVNENEGAAWLFAGSPSAGHMGGGFLYTNKTSISLGVVFGLHNSHNSNVTVPEMLENFKNHPSVKPLIKNGKTTEYSAHIVPEGGLGAIKKISDNGVLVVGDCAGLCLNVGYSVRGMDLAVESAVCAVKAIVKAKQNNDFSVISLSEYNKKLNDSFVMKDLSLYKNLPNVLSNDRIFNEYPKMVNGIMRDLFVVNGSSLPLRNKILPRLKEVGYFNIIKDVFSGVKSI, encoded by the coding sequence ATGGCTGAAGAAAAATTTGATGTGATTATAGTTGGTGGAGGAATAGCTGGGTGTATTGCTGGTTATTTATTAGCAAAAGATGGTCTTGAGGTATTGATAATAGAAAGAGGCAATACTATTGGGGCTAAAAATACAAGTGGAGGTAGGATTTATGCACATAGCATAGAACCCATATTTCCAGATTTTGGCAATATAGCTCCTATTGAAAGATTGATTACTCATGAAAAATTGTCTTTTATGAGTGAAGATGAAAATTTAACAATGGATTATACTTTAAAACCAACAGAAAATAAAATGGAACTTTCATATTCTGTATTGAGGGTAAAATTTGATGAATGGTTGGGAGAACAAGCTGAAAATGCAGGAGCAAGTATAATAACTGGTATTAGGGTAGATGATTTAATTCAAAGAGATAATAAAATTTGCGGTGTTATTGCTGGAGGCGAAGAGATGGAGGCCGATGTTGTAATTCTAGCAGATGGCGCAAACTCAACACTATGCTCTAAGTATGGGTTAGGATATGAGTTAAATCCGCATACATGTGCCGTTGGGGTAAAAGAAATTATAGAATTAGGAAAAGATAGAATTGAAGATATTTTTAATGTAAATGAAAATGAGGGCGCTGCTTGGTTATTTGCTGGAAGTCCTTCTGCTGGACATATGGGAGGTGGTTTTTTATATACGAATAAAACTTCTATATCTTTGGGTGTTGTTTTTGGGTTACATAATTCTCATAATTCAAATGTAACCGTTCCTGAAATGCTTGAAAATTTTAAAAATCATCCATCTGTAAAACCTTTGATTAAAAATGGCAAAACGACAGAATATTCAGCTCACATAGTCCCAGAGGGAGGGCTGGGTGCTATCAAAAAAATATCAGATAATGGTGTTTTAGTTGTTGGTGATTGTGCTGGACTTTGTTTGAATGTCGGATACTCAGTGCGTGGTATGGATTTGGCTGTTGAAAGTGCAGTTTGTGCTGTCAAAGCTATTGTTAAAGCAAAACAGAATAATGATTTTAGTGTTATTTCTTTGTCTGAGTATAATAAAAAACTCAATGATAGTTTTGTTATGAAAGATTTGTCATTGTATAAAAATCTGCCAAATGTTTTAAGCAACGATAGAATATTTAATGAATATCCAAAAATGGTTAACGGTATCATGAGAGATTTATTTGTTGTAAACGGGTCTAGTTTGCCTTTGAGGAACAAAATTTTACCTAGATTAAAAGAAGTTGGTTATTTTAATATAATTAAAGATGTATTTAGTGGAGTAAAATCAATATGA
- a CDS encoding TetR/AcrR family transcriptional regulator, which produces MTTKKRSEIKRNRMMHYFINAANQIIQKDGINAVNIRNTAYLAGYSSATLYNYFDNLTHLVFLATFNQLEEYNQAMYHCILNSKNSIEVYMNVCKCFCEYSYEKPEIYEMLFFSHNDDKFNNYIKEYYTLFPDKNKNKIPDFLNRMLNSNNLHSRSLSMLENCIKDGFINKEEVSDFNDICLRFNKTILQDVKEKILSKKEATNITLRYYYKLFRFYIKQEHAHLLDECYYNINL; this is translated from the coding sequence GTGACTACAAAAAAAAGAAGTGAAATAAAAAGAAATAGAATGATGCATTATTTCATAAATGCTGCCAATCAAATTATACAAAAAGATGGTATAAACGCTGTAAATATAAGAAATACTGCATATTTGGCTGGATACTCTAGCGCAACATTATATAATTATTTTGATAATTTAACACATTTAGTTTTTTTGGCTACATTTAATCAATTAGAAGAATATAATCAAGCTATGTATCATTGTATACTTAATTCTAAAAATTCAATTGAAGTTTATATGAATGTTTGTAAGTGTTTTTGCGAGTACTCTTATGAAAAACCTGAAATTTATGAAATGTTATTTTTTTCACATAACGATGATAAATTTAATAATTACATAAAAGAATACTATACTTTATTTCCAGATAAAAACAAAAATAAAATACCAGATTTTTTAAATAGAATGCTTAATTCAAACAATTTGCATAGTAGAAGCTTATCAATGCTAGAAAATTGCATAAAAGATGGTTTTATAAATAAAGAAGAAGTGAGTGATTTTAATGATATTTGTTTGAGATTTAACAAAACAATACTGCAAGATGTTAAAGAAAAGATATTGTCAAAAAAAGAAGCTACAAATATAACATTAAGATATTATTATAAGTTGTTTCGTTTTTATATAAAACAAGAGCATGCCCACCTTTTGGATGAATGCTATTATAATATAAATTTATAA